A part of Rhipicephalus microplus isolate Deutch F79 chromosome 8, USDA_Rmic, whole genome shotgun sequence genomic DNA contains:
- the LOC142769156 gene encoding uncharacterized protein LOC142769156, giving the protein MIKKLSASLRSLRGRYERRVHQSRLHLLPQKRRIAPELLFLPPRFLCASSVVSGTLRGQGRRLLSELSHLPAKSITWHTSQSAQWSLAPYVVKAGGYCQSSLTFLRSPSPGTHHNQEIFQERMAACAPALFQMMEEAPTKHTMELVVRVRDEGQREKAVQVAVLPFLCAHFKEDKNYLYQVFEEGTSITEKLAELPSTPTIIALGINMLK; this is encoded by the exons atgattaaaaag ctgagcgcctcccttcgtagcctaagagggcgctacgagcgtcgtgtacatcagtcacggctgcatctgctcccacaaaaacgccggattgccccggaacttctcttcctgcctccaagattcctgtgcgcaag ctcagtggtctctggcaccctacgtggtcaaggcaggcggctattgtcagagctctctcaccttcctgcgaagtccatcacctggcacacatcacaatcag ctcagtggtctctggcaccctacgtggtcaaggcaggcggctattgtcagagctctctcaccttcctgcgaagtccatcacctggcacacatcacaatcag gaaatcttccaggagaggatggcggcctgtgcgcctgcattatttcagatgatggaggaggcgccgacgaaacatactatggaactggtggtgcgcgtgagagacgaaggacaaagagaaaaagcagtccaggtagctgtgctaccattcctctgcgcgcattttaaggaagacaagaactacctttaccaagtatttgaa gagggaacaagcatcactgaaaagcttgccgagttgccatcaacgcctacaatcattgcactgg